In a single window of the Rhineura floridana isolate rRhiFlo1 chromosome 3, rRhiFlo1.hap2, whole genome shotgun sequence genome:
- the MAP2K6 gene encoding dual specificity mitogen-activated protein kinase kinase 6 isoform X3 yields MMRHMPSGQIMAVKRIRATVNSQEQKRLLMDLDISMRTVDCHFTVTFYGALFREGDVWICMELMDTSLDKFYKQVIDKGLTIPEDILGKIAVSIVKALEHLHSKLSVIHRDVKPSNVLINTLGQVKMCDFGISGYLVDSVAKTMDAGCKPYMAPERINPELNQKGYSVKSDIWSLGITMIELAILRFPYDSWGTPFQQLKQVVEEPSPQLPADKFSADFVEFTSQCLKKNSKERPTYPELMQHSFFTLHESKETDVASFVKLILGN; encoded by the exons ATGATGCGACATATGCCCAGTGGGCAAATTATGGCTGTGAAG CGAATCCGAGCAACTGTGAACAGCCAGGAGCAGAAGAGGCTGCTGATGGACCTAGATATTTCCATGCGGACAGTAGACTGTCACTTTACTGTCACTTTCTACGGTGCGCTGTTTCGAGAG GGAGATGTATGGATTTGTATGGAATTGATGGACACCTCACTGGACAAGTTCTACAAGCAAGTCATTGACAAAGGCTTGACGATTCCTGAGGACATCTTAGGAAAAATAGCTGTATCA ATTGTAAAAGCATTAGAGCACCTACACAGTAAGCTCTCTGTAATTCACCGAG ATGTCAAGCCCTCCAATGTACTGATCAATACACTGGGACAGGTGAAAATGTGCGATTTTGGAATTAGTGGTTACCTCGTTGACTCTGTGGCCAAGACGATGGATGCTGGCTGCAAACCTTACATGGCA CCTGAAAGAATCAACCCAGAACTGAACCAAAAGGGATACAGTGTCAAATCTGATATTTGGAGTCTGGGAATCACAATG ATTGAACTGGCAATCTTGCGGTTTCCATATGACTCCTGGGGGACGCCATTCCAGCAGCTCAAACAGGTGGTGGAAGAGCCATCACCGCAACTCCCAGCGGACAAGTTCTCAGCAGATTTCGTTGAGTTTACCTCACAGTG CTTGAAGAAGAATTCCAAAGAGAGGCCAACATATCCTGAGCTAATG
- the MAP2K6 gene encoding dual specificity mitogen-activated protein kinase kinase 6 isoform X1, with product MSQQRGRRKNPGLKIPKEAFEQPQTSSTPPRDLDSKACISIGDKNFEVKADDLDPISELGRGAYGVVEMMRHMPSGQIMAVKRIRATVNSQEQKRLLMDLDISMRTVDCHFTVTFYGALFREGDVWICMELMDTSLDKFYKQVIDKGLTIPEDILGKIAVSIVKALEHLHSKLSVIHRDVKPSNVLINTLGQVKMCDFGISGYLVDSVAKTMDAGCKPYMAPERINPELNQKGYSVKSDIWSLGITMIELAILRFPYDSWGTPFQQLKQVVEEPSPQLPADKFSADFVEFTSQCLKKNSKERPTYPELMQHSFFTLHESKETDVASFVKLILGN from the exons GCAGGAGGAAAAATCCAGGGTTGAAAATTCCTAAAGAAGCATTTGAACAACCACAGACAAGCTCTAC GCCACCTAGAGATTTGGACTCCAAAGCCTGCATCTCCATTGGCGACAAG AATTTTGAAGTCAAAGCTGATGACCTGGATCCAATATCCGAACTGGGACGTGGTGCATATGGGGTGGTAGAGATGATGCGACATATGCCCAGTGGGCAAATTATGGCTGTGAAG CGAATCCGAGCAACTGTGAACAGCCAGGAGCAGAAGAGGCTGCTGATGGACCTAGATATTTCCATGCGGACAGTAGACTGTCACTTTACTGTCACTTTCTACGGTGCGCTGTTTCGAGAG GGAGATGTATGGATTTGTATGGAATTGATGGACACCTCACTGGACAAGTTCTACAAGCAAGTCATTGACAAAGGCTTGACGATTCCTGAGGACATCTTAGGAAAAATAGCTGTATCA ATTGTAAAAGCATTAGAGCACCTACACAGTAAGCTCTCTGTAATTCACCGAG ATGTCAAGCCCTCCAATGTACTGATCAATACACTGGGACAGGTGAAAATGTGCGATTTTGGAATTAGTGGTTACCTCGTTGACTCTGTGGCCAAGACGATGGATGCTGGCTGCAAACCTTACATGGCA CCTGAAAGAATCAACCCAGAACTGAACCAAAAGGGATACAGTGTCAAATCTGATATTTGGAGTCTGGGAATCACAATG ATTGAACTGGCAATCTTGCGGTTTCCATATGACTCCTGGGGGACGCCATTCCAGCAGCTCAAACAGGTGGTGGAAGAGCCATCACCGCAACTCCCAGCGGACAAGTTCTCAGCAGATTTCGTTGAGTTTACCTCACAGTG CTTGAAGAAGAATTCCAAAGAGAGGCCAACATATCCTGAGCTAATG